One window from the genome of Chaetodon trifascialis isolate fChaTrf1 chromosome 20, fChaTrf1.hap1, whole genome shotgun sequence encodes:
- the ptcd2 gene encoding pentatricopeptide repeat-containing protein 2, mitochondrial gives MVLSVGMMALARIAKYCRSLVRESSKGVFCGLPQSGWLEGSVGAKRHLLSEDVIKLQNFQQRKLAVAHLVSGSKGDYFEVFSQKLQSNELILKDELKLLLHLCQSADHMVIARDAIYRYHTENQNFAHGEFKFGPLFMRLCYELGQEELAAATLTDESMRGFFNDSTSFNIAIDMLFTKGAYEKALEVLRTMRNYAVPFNKDTLTLAFGTCYKLNTPEAYKICTALIDERQTKGNLIPRHAFCFAIALALRQNDIEKSQSLYSQIMSTDSRLCQNLKVLILAKSGAVTDAIPILSAATLAKSPSFVKKPEFSQEVVDVLRLQSKGQPHMRNVEQIVTKLEQADQVTKQTLDDMLCQTPTGKRKPIEEERRTSKRTLKPLNAALVSE, from the exons ATGGTATTGTCAGTGGGCATGATGGCGCTTGCGAGGATAGCTAAATATTGTCGGTCACTGGTACGTGAGTCCTCTAAAGGGGTATTTTGTGGTCTTCCACAGTCCGGCTGGCTTGAAGGCAGTGTTGGAG ctaaGAGGCATCTCCTGTCAGAGGATGTCATCAAACTACAAAACTTCCAGCAAAGGAAGCTGGCGGTGGCTCACCTTGTCAGTGGATCGAAAG GAGATTATTTTGAGGTCTTCAGTCAGAAGCTGCAAAGTAATGAGCTGATATTGAAAGACGAGCTGAAGCTTCTCCTTCACTTGTGCCAGTCTGCAGATCATATGGTGATAGCCAGAGATGCCATTTATAG GTATCACACAGAGAACCAGAACTTTGCACATGGAGAGTTCAAGTTTGGTCCTCTCTTCATGAGACTGTGCTATGAGCTGGGTCAGGAGGAGTTGGCTGCTGCTACACTGACAGATGAG AGTATGAGAGGATTTTTCAACGACTCAACATCCTTTAACATCGCCATAGACATGTTATTCACAAAAGGCGCTTATGAAA AGGCCTTGGAGGTACTAAGAACCATGAGGAACTATGCTGTACCATTCAACAAAGACACATTGACCCTGGCATTTGGCACCTGCTATAAACTG AACACCCCGGAGGCCTACAAGATCTGCACTGCACTGATCGATGAAAGACAGACCAAAGGGAACTTGATCCCCAGACATGCTTTCTGCTTTGCTATAGCATTAGCACTTCGACAG aatGACATTGAAAAGTCACAGTCATTATATTCACAAATCATGAGCACGGACAGCAGATTATGCCAAAATTTGAAG GTGCTAATATTGGCAAAGTCAGGAGCAGTGACAGATGCCATCCCCATCCTGTCTGCAGCCACGTTGGCTAAAAGCCCCTCTTTTGTGAAGAAGCCTGAATTTTCTCAGGAGGTG GTGGATGTGCTGCGCTTGCAGAGCAAAGGCCAACCACACATGAGGAATGTGGAACAGATAGTGACTAAGCTTGAGCAAGCTGATCAGGTGACCAAGCAGACCCTCGATGATATGCTCTGCCAGACACCCACAGGGAAGAGGAAACCaatagaggaggagaggaggaccagCAAAAGGACCCTTAAACCACTAAATGCTGCTCTGGTGTCAGAGTGA